Genomic window (Arachis hypogaea cultivar Tifrunner chromosome 13, arahy.Tifrunner.gnm2.J5K5, whole genome shotgun sequence):
CTGTACTTGATGGTGTAAGGGCCCCTCTCTAGTGGGCGATCGAAATGACTGTGCACTTTATGGTTCCCGTTCTGGGTCTGATCGAGCAGCGTGAGCTTGAACAACGCCCTGACATCGGTTCCCTCGCTGGCCAGTGCTATGAAGACCGAAACGTAGATGGAATTGTCGTCAGGGTTCTTGCCATCAGGGTAGAAGTATATGGCCCAATCATAACCACCCACGTTGAAGGTGCCGCTCATAATGTGCCTGCCCGGACCCATCCCTTTCGCCAAGGAGTAACCCTTGATAGTGAATTGGTGGGACCCGTTCACAGTCTCGGTGATCGACCGCGACCACGACCACGACGACTCCATGGTGCAGTGGGAAGAGAATTGAGGTATGAATCGTTCTCCCCTAACCGACCTTGTGTTaacaaattaaatcaatttaGTTTGGGCCAAGTAACTGACGCCGGATATAGAAACTGATGCAGAGAGGGAACCGAGAGAAACGGAAGAATCATCATGTATCAATCATTCATTCTCTTTCCCTCCCGTCTGTTTCTTTCGaacataatcttttttttttcacgataataaattaattataaaatttaaaataatgtaaaaattcaATTGGAAGTTTTTAAATAATatagatttaattataaatttagtaacgttccaaagactaataaaataatttaatttaaatttttttgtcttaAATAAAAGCTAAACACTTGTgatcttatattttatttattaataaactaAATGTAAGAAAGAATAAATTATCaagtttaatttattctatatttcttatataaaagtttaagaaaaaaataatgataaaatatacaattataaaaaattaatagaaataataaaaaaataaattttattttttattcatatattttgtgtctttgtatttttttaataagaaatattaacaaaaaatatataaaatatattaatttaatatctcaagataaaatttatatatttatattttatctattaaatataattttatatctttGTATTCTTATCTCATTGTCTATACAAATTCAGTCTTCATATTTAATTAAGagttaagcaaaaaaataaaatttttgcatttaaataatttaatttaatatgtcTCTTTTGGtaaaagtctttttttttttagattttaaaatgcAAATTATACATAGAAAAAATTTAGGGAGCCATATAAACTAACTCaaatcaattctttttatttttagttttaaaattcaaaaaattaagatAGTGagaagttattatttttttgttaatagacctgtttttcaactaattaactattaattATATCTTAGTTGGTTTCTTGGCAGGACACACATATGTAAGtttttttctcttacttttagtttattttatatgaatttctgttttatctataacaatatataatgccaaaacatggaggtttggtgtccaattttctaTTTCCTGTTTTAACCCTACTaacataattcaaaaatattatacaaCAAAAACTCACGCGtaacttctattcaattctttacTCCCAcgatctctctttttttttgtctgaTTCTTCTTTATCTTATAAACTCTTCTCTGTACCGCACAATTATTTAAATGAGTTTTTTTGACATCTTAAACTAGGTAAAGACGATGTCAAAAGATTTATTTTCGTGGCcatatatgaaataaaaaaataattagaagccAACAAGTGTTTAATCAGtggtgataaatattttttttgtatagatCTTATTATATTGGGAGGTATTCATTtaaattatgttttgtttaattctatattagTCTTTGTTTGTATAGTGTTGTTTTAAGTATACCTGTGAGTACTGTACTCTGATGGTCTGTCCATTAGTTTAGCCTCattctaattattctattaaattttttttaatcataaaaaatatatatcttttttattttttttataatttcatctaTTTTACTGGTTTTTTTTTACCTCCTAATACACTTTGTTATATTTCTCTTGCTGCCATTATTTTTTTACCTTCAACGCTATCGATTTCGTCACATCCATCGTtacaaattttatttagttttattgcaGTTATTATGTTCACGTATAACttctacctatattttttttctctttaatttacttatctaattaatattttcatggctcttttactttttttttaatttgttccaATATTTCACGTACAAAAGATagtgttttatctttttttcttatcaaggaagaactaatttttttcaaattatatgtattttttttaaatatgtctgTATCTATCAATGATGAATTGAAAAAGtctaatattttgttaaatttaaggATTTTTAAATTACTTCATatgtgataatattatttttttaatttttaaattattaattatatagaatattatatttaaaatttgagtacatgaatatttatttttaaattaaactaaaataaatgaattatattacaaaaatataatttattttgacttctaTAATATCATTTGTTTGGCATATGGCACTGGTTATTTGATTAACATATAAAAGATGTAACATATaaatagtgataattaattacgaTGGGGTGAAGAGACggtggaaggagaagaaaaaacgaGAAGGAACAAAGTAATATGATAACAGCGATTAGACAATGATAGGTATGTGTATagagaataataataagagaaagaatagtgtttgatatagtaaggggatataataaaaattataagttaataatttagaaaaataatgaaattaaaaatatttaaaaaattaaatataaaattaaaaaataaaaataaaatatttaaaaaattaaaaattaaaaattttaaaaattaaatataaaattaaatgctTTATGTCTTACTTTTTTTAGCAAAacttcaacaactcataaaagttaacggaatagatggttataaatcaaagtgatagacaaaattaaaatttgcaataataatacttggtgataattaattacgGACGGTCAGAAGAgaatatggaaggaaaaagaaaaaacgagaaaggagaacaaggtaatataataatctataacaatatataatggcaaaACCTGTTTTGGTGTCCaaaacttttttttcatttttatccttcTTAATAACCTAGCCCACGTTAGTTATTTCGCATTACAATACTCTCACTACCTCATTTTCATTCACGTTCTCTCTTATTTTATAATTCCACGTAACTTCTATAATAATTATCTCTTTCTTCCCTTATTCTCTCTCACTTCACGTTGCTTTTACTAGAAAAACTTCATTTCTCATCCATCTTTTCAtgcatttttctcatttcatctaatataatttctttttcgtcattaaataaaagtgtGAAACTATGTTTATatgtttgttttgattaattaccGTTGACAGTATACCAATGGAAGTGGTGGACCGACTTGGCAAGACTATGTCTGGCGACAAAGACAAAACATGAGCGAAGAACAGAGGCAGCAATACCTTGCCAGACGTGCGTTATACATCCATTAATAAATTTATGTAGTTAGTATATCATTTAATATGAATTACCTTTTACAATATATTTTCATGCTAATAATAAATTTTCTAAATATTCAGATACTAATAATAACAGTGAAGTTGGTCCAAATAGACGGAATGATCCAAATATAGGTAAGAATtctgtatatttatatttatttaaataataataatttattttttcttaagttTTGATTCGATAAACCTTCCATAATTGTCCTAAataatattgttatagatattattataatatcttaatgtactttaaattaaatatctataacaatatataaagggaATAGGAGATTTTAGTGTCCAATTTTTACTTTTCTATCttaattttattgataaatagtgtttaatataattttcgtcttaaaatttggtcaaaaatataattattaattaattttcctTTGTTCTTTTTATAGTTACTTTTTTATTCTACACATAACTTCTACTCATGTtgtcttttttctttattctatGGAGTACATGTAGTACTCTCTCCCTATCTTTATTTcacttaattaagaaaataataataaatatgtgtATGGAGaatggtaaaaaataataaaaataaaactaatttttttaaaaaaataatgaaacaaaagataatttaacatattgaatataaaataaaacaaagcaattaaaattatgcgagaaaaaaattctttaaatttaaatttttatatctgctttaaattaaataagattaaaaaaataaataaatttataaatatttataaatctttatcttaattgttacatataaaaataacataataattttagtatcatacttaaattaatttaaattttattattctatacattaaaaaataaataacatataaaatttttattttatttattaataatttattatttattaaaatttttattttttatctcaaatttataatttaaaaagcataaaaattaattttctgaaaatattagaaaaaataacaatataaaaattacaattttattttgaaattaaatgaaattttatgaaaatcttaaaaattttattagttagaGACATAGAAGTTGACATATTAGATTTAGAGAAAGATTAAGAATTATTACAAATAAGTGTTAAGAATAGGGGAAATGTTCAATAAtaatgtaatatttttatattcaattgTATATGTTAATAGTAACTAAAATAGTAGTGTTCATATAATATTACTCTTTTAAGAAGATATAAactatttgatattatttttttataattgttgacaaattttataatttgataaacaaaaaaatctGAATCATTGATATCTTAAATTTTGTCTGAAAGCAATAAAATATGACTTAACAAATAAGTCTGAAAAATAATAAGGATCTATATAATAAGTATACATCTAGATATctaaatcaaagaagaaaaaaattccttTAGCAAATTTGTAATAACTCAAAAGTTAACACCATGGTAGTTATAGATAAGAGTGATAAACAAAAATGAGAGTTGGAATAATGATACGGTGATAATTAATTGCGATTgggatgaataaaaaaaaaaggcaacataataataatgataagagAAACGATAGTGTATAATATgatgagataatataattaaaataaaaattaataatcttaaaaagaataaaattaatgataattaaagaggttcaagataaaattaaaaaaatataattttttatctattagaattatggatgaagataaaaaatgttttggatataaatttttaaatttgcttctaattaaataggattgaaaaaataaataaatttaataatatttataaataactaatctttaaataatatcaataaattttttattaattttattacagATAATagcaaattaatattttttaattttattttttaatttaaatttgtttttttaatattttatatgttaaataatttaagatattttattttttataatttatttttaattattattaaatttataattttaaaataaaaatataaaattaatttcttaaactcaatagaaaagcggctcaacaggcactagTGCCTGGTGAGCCGCTAGTATATATAATGAAGatctaattctaaatattttaacGGAATAAATTCCAGTTTGAATGGATAAAAAGAGGTGCAAATTATATGTTTGATACATTAGTACAAGAAGCTTTTCAGCAATGTGTGTTGTTAGCAATAATGCATCATGCACTTTTTTATATTTGGTGATTAAGATCCACCTGATCTAATCAGTAAATTAAACACAAGAAAAGCATTTTAAAGAGAGATTTGAATCATTAGACTATCTTAACAAAAAACTAGCCAATTCCAGTTTGGATTAAACCAAATTGACTCATGTTGAATTATGTTATTTTCTTCCTAGTTCCTATTCTTCTCTGTTAGTTTTAGAGCTATCTACACAAACTAATCAAATTTAGCACATTTTATCCAAATAATCAGTGATGAGGGTGTCGAGATGAAACCTAACAACAAAACATGAGACACTTGAATGACAAAGGGCAAGTAGAATCCTGCAAAATGTTGAGAGAAGGCTACATTTGATTTAGGAAACAATTAGGTGTTCTAAGTTCTAACACTCAATAGTAAAAagttaattacaaaaattaaatattcttttctattttattttattattatttttggtaatGCGAGGGTAATGGTGATACTGATATTGTGATACAAAGCGGATCTGAGAAGCGTGTACAAAATGTAGTAGCTGTAATGTAAATCTAAATCATGTCATTATCAATGTCCGCGAGGCACAAACAAAAATTCTTAGtcacccttcttcttcttcttctgttgtAATAAGCTCTGGCACAATCACAAAGccacagagaaaagaaaaagaaggagtttTGAGACACACCCAATATTGGTGGATCCAAAATGAGCTTGGATCTGCTGAGAAGTTCCCTTGCATTGAAGATCATCGGCTCTCTCTTCATCGCCGTCACATTCTTCTACTTGGGAATGCACTGGTCCGATGGCTACCAACAACTCGTCTTCTTTTCAGACCCTAACCCCAACCGCCTTGTTTCCACATCCCCCAATTTCGACAAACAATTCAACGTCTCCGCCCTCATCAACGATTTCCAACCACCGCCGGAAGTAGCCCTAGAATCGCCGCAGCCGGAGGTCAAGAAATTCGGGATCGTGAGCGAGAATGGGACCATGTCGGAGGATTTCGAGGTGGGGAATGAGTGGGTGAACGAGACGGAGGTTGCCTCTACTGAGGACGACgacggcggcggcggcggtggtGGTTCTTCTACGAGATTCGTGATCAAGAGGTTTGGTCTGTGCCCGCGGAACATGAGCGAGTATATACCGTGTTTGGATAACGAGGAAGCGATTAAGAAGCTTCCTTCCACTGAGAAAGGAGAGAGGTTCCAGCGCTATTGCCCCGAAAAAGGTCGTGGGTTGAATTGCTTGGTTCCTGCACCCAAAGGGTACCGTACCCCAATTCCATGGCCCCAAAGCCGAGACGAGGTTCCTTGCTattctgttttaatttctcaaGAAATGAATGCTTAAAAATAAGTtctctttattgtttttagttgaGTTAAGATTGAAggatttctttttctattttcaatgGCATTTCTTTAAATGTGTTATTAAGTTTGTGTAAATACGTTGTTATTACTGATACATGGATAGGTTTTTgttgtttctttctctttctgGCTGGTGTAGGTATGGTTCAATAATGTTCCTCACAATCGTCTTGTAGAAGACAAAGGTGGCCAAAACTGGATTTCCAGAGACAAAGACAAGTTCAAATTTCCAGGAGGTGGTACGCAATTTATCCATGGGGCAAATGAATACCTGGACCACATTGCTAAGGTTTTTCTATGTGTATATAATTTGGTTTCGCCAATTCTTCTTTTTAGACAGTATAGGTAACTCGATGCTGAACATCAGGATTTTTTCTGTTTTGTTAGATGATCCCTGAAATTACTTTTGGTCGGCATATACGGGTTGTTCTTGATGTTGGCTGTGGTGTAGCTAGCTTTGGCGCATATTTACTGTCACGGAATGTCCTCACCATGTCTGTAGCTCCCAAAGATGTTCATGAGAATCAGATCCAATTTGCTCTTGAGCGTGGTGTGCCAGCAATGGCATCGGTGTTTGCTACTAGACGGTTGTTATATCCAAGTCAAGCTTTTGACTTGATACATTGTTCACGCTGTAGAATTAACTGGACAAGGGATGGTATGGTTTTCCTCTCTTTTACAATGTGCAATAGTTCTTGGTAATAACGAGAAGCAAAATATTATGAACAGGAGCATATATAACAGCTAATCAACCAGTTGAGTGCATGTTGATATGCTAGTTTTCTTGCTTATGATAGCAAATGCCTTTATTTATGTTATGAGCCTTAACACTTTATTTTACTTTGTGTTGAAGATGGGATATTGCTAGCTGAAGTTGATAGGATGCTAAGAGGAGGAGGGTACTTTGTCTGGGCTGCCCAGCCAGTTTATAAACATGAGGAAGCTTTAGAAGAACAATGGGAAGGTATAGTTACACATTTAGATTGAACAGAGTTGTACAGTAAATAACTTGCTAGGATTTGCTTAAgtctttctttattattaagaaTGCTGTCTGTGCCTATCATGTGCGTAACTTGGGTTTTTGTTATCTCCAGAGATGCTTAATCTTACTACTCGACTCTGctggaattttttgaaaaaagatgggTATATTGCAGTATGGCAGAAACCTTCTAACAATAGCTGCTATCTAAACCGCGAGGAAGGGACTAAACCTCCACTGTGTGACCCACGTGACGACCCAGACAATGTTTGGTATTGTGTTGAAGCCATCTTGATCTTCGTTatgattattatatgtttgttagAGCTCTGCGAGATAGAATCAGAGAGTAGAAAATAAATGCAATTTGCCAATATGTAGGCTCAAACACCCCAAACTTGAGAGTGTGAATGAGACCCACACCATAATTGCACTCAAAGGGTTGATGTAGAACAACTTTTGATTGTTTGGATAATGTTACAATGTTATTTGGACAACTAAAAGTTGTTGATATTAGAGCAATTATGGTGTGTGTCACACTCATCTTCtctcacaactttattttttcttGCTTTCCAGAAATTAGAAACTTTTTGGCAGTTTCCAATTTTTCGAATGCAAGCTGCAAACTATTTGCATGAATTACCAACTAAAAGTTGGTTGGTGTAGAGAGCTTTCAATGGTTGTCCAAATAACATTTTTGGTTCTTAATGACTCATTATTGGTAATTTCATTACTTAATTTATGTAGGTATGTTAATCTAAAAGCATGCATCTCTCGATTACCTAAGAATGGCTATGGAACAAATGTTACAGAATGGCCTGCTCGTTTGCAAACTCCGCCTGATAGGCTTCAAAGCATAAAATTTGATGCCTTCACATCCAGAGCAGAGCTTTTTAAGGCAGAGTCGAAATATTGGAATGAGATAATAGGACAATATGTTGATACTTTACGCTGGAAAGAGATGAGAATGAGAAATGTTATGGACATGCGAGCTGGATTTGGAGGGTAATTTTTCTatcgttttattttctttttatgaatAGACATGTAGTTATTCCTAATTGCTCTAGTATTTGGTAGttcctaatttttattttcaatatatttgAGTGCTTTCTCAGGTTTGCAGCAGCATTGATTAGTCGGAAATTTGACTGCTGGGTTATGAATGTTGTTCCTGTTAGTAGCACAAATACCTTGCCAGT
Coding sequences:
- the LOC112733632 gene encoding probable methyltransferase PMT11, giving the protein MSLDLLRSSLALKIIGSLFIAVTFFYLGMHWSDGYQQLVFFSDPNPNRLVSTSPNFDKQFNVSALINDFQPPPEVALESPQPEVKKFGIVSENGTMSEDFEVGNEWVNETEVASTEDDDGGGGGGGSSTRFVIKRFGLCPRNMSEYIPCLDNEEAIKKLPSTEKGERFQRYCPEKGRGLNCLVPAPKGYRTPIPWPQSRDEVWFNNVPHNRLVEDKGGQNWISRDKDKFKFPGGGTQFIHGANEYLDHIAKMIPEITFGRHIRVVLDVGCGVASFGAYLLSRNVLTMSVAPKDVHENQIQFALERGVPAMASVFATRRLLYPSQAFDLIHCSRCRINWTRDDGILLAEVDRMLRGGGYFVWAAQPVYKHEEALEEQWEEMLNLTTRLCWNFLKKDGYIAVWQKPSNNSCYLNREEGTKPPLCDPRDDPDNVWYVNLKACISRLPKNGYGTNVTEWPARLQTPPDRLQSIKFDAFTSRAELFKAESKYWNEIIGQYVDTLRWKEMRMRNVMDMRAGFGGFAAALISRKFDCWVMNVVPVSSTNTLPVIYDRGLMGVMHDWCEAFDTYPRTYDFLHAANLLSAERKRCNVSSIMLEMDRILRPGGRVYIRDSIAIMDEIQDIAKAMGWQVTLRDTAEGPHASYRVLVCDKHLLHA